DNA from Leptospira bandrabouensis:
AGTTATCTGTTTGTCGGTGAACCTTTGTTATATCCGATAGAAAAATCAACTTCGGTAAACCAAAAGGATGGCAAACCCAAATCGGTGATTCTTATCGTGATTGATTCTGCAAGAAAGGATTTTTTTGGTTCCTATGGGTATCCATATTCGGTCACTCCGGTGATGGACAAAATGGCAAAGGAGTCTGTGTTTTTCGAAAATCCATTTGCGAATGGAAATTGGACTAAACCTTCCATGATGTCTTTTTTTCATTCGGAATATTCGTCAAACCTTGGTTTGGGGAATTCTTGGTTTTCGACTAAACCATACCAAAGAAAAGTTTATTATGGGAAAAAAAGAGACAACTTAGCCAAAACCTTTCGGGAAGCCGGATACTTTACCCAAACGATCATGAATAATGTATTCTTTTTGGATTACACCACAGTGGGTTTGGATTTGGGATTTCATAACTCTTTTCAAGTGGGAATGGACATTGTGGATACCGAAGTTCTCACAAATAAGGCAATCCAATTTGTTTCAGAATACAAAAACAAACCCTATTTTTTACATTTTAATTTGAATACCCCGCATGCCTCTTATTCCCCACCACCTGAGGATATGACTGCCGTTCGTTCCATTGTACCTTCAGATGTTTTTTATAAGTATGAATCTCCCGTGCAACGTTATCTCGGCGAAATGCATTATACCGATCGTGAAATTGGCAGGTTAATCGAAACATTAAAAAAAGAAGGTACTTATGAGGAAACCATGATTATTATCACTGGCGACCATGGGGAATTATTCAGCGCACACCATGATTATAGTTATCATTTCATTATGCAAACTCGGTTTGGTCATGGGGAAACTCATTATGATGAGGAAATTAACGTCCCATACTTTATTAAACTTCCTAAGTCTGTACGAGAAAATTTGGACTCCAATTTGGCTAGGGAATCTGAATCCAGTGGGGGACAAATCCGAATTCCTGGGCAGTCTTCTTTGTTGTCTCTGGCGCCCACTATTTTAGGTTTTTTAGATTTATTGCCAAAAAATTCCACTTACCAAGGTGTAAATTATTCTTCTTGCATTCGCATAACAAACATTTGCCCAAAAGAAAAGTTTATTTATACTGAAGGTAGGATGTCGGAATCGGTTCGGACGGAAAATTATAAATACATTCGTAGATATCCTGGTTTTACTACTGTTAGGCGAACATCGGCCGGAGAACCCCATACAATGGCAGAAGAATTGTATGATCTAAAAAAAGATCCAGAGGAAAAAAATAACTTAAGTCCGATCCCAGAAGGAGAAAGTCTTTTGCAGACAGCAAGGAACGATTTTCGTCGGGAAAATTTTTTAAAACGAAACAACATACGAATTATTATCCCTCCTTGTTCTGAATCCATTTGCCGCGACTACCTTTCTTTGAATGTCCAAGGTTCCATTTACGATTGGGAGGTGTCTGATGCTATCCAACTGAATTCCGGTTCGGCAAAAACAATTTCCCTACTGAAGGAATCTAAACCTTCCAAGGTTACACAAGGGGAAGAATTAGTATTTAAAACAGTGAATCCTGAACTCGGTGCGTTTTTTAGTTTTTCGCGAAATGGAAAAACGATTCCTGTTCGTTTTGGGAGGTATGGGCTAGAGTATCAAAGATCGATCACACACTTAGAAGACTTAATTGTATCGGAAAGACAACCTGATGGTTTTCCTTCCTCACCTTTGCCTTGGGTTTATAACGATGGTGCCTTTAGTGGAACGAGGGAATCGGAGGTGCAACGTGAGATGGGAAAAGAAGTGAAAAAAATATTAGAAACTTGGGGATACATTCACGAATAATTGCTCGTATTGGTAAAGGGGTTTGGCTTACTTATCAAGACAATTGTATGAAAGATCTTTTTATTGCTCCACGTTTTGAATTTCCCATTGCATTGGGCTTGGATATAAGTTTTCCTATTCTTTCCAAACTCCTTTTCAATATTGATGGAGTGGAGATAACAAAAGAAGATGAACTTCGTTTAAAAGAAATCAAAAATAAACGAGTCATATACTTATCTAACCAACCAACAGATTTAGAACCAATCATTGCATATTACGTAGCCAATAAAATTGGAACAAGATTTCATTTTATGGCATCTCGAAGTATTTTTAATTGGGGATTTGGTTTGGTAGGTGAAGTGATCAAACGAGTAGGCGCTTTTTCTATCATTTCAGGTAGGTTAAATCGTAATGCGATTAAGACCACAAAGCAGATATTAGCTGAAGCAGATGGCAAACTTGTCATGTATCCAGAAGGGATGGTTTCTGGAGAAAATGATAATTTAGTATCGTTTATGCCGGGTGTGGCCCAAGTTTCCTTTTGGGGATTAGAAGCTGCATTGGAAAAAGATCCACATGCTGAATTGTGGATCCAACCCACCTTTGTGAAATATAAAATTTCCGGTTCGAGGGATTCCATCCTTGCCGACATTGAAACTTCGCTTTCTCGGATCGAACGTAAACTCAAACTTTATCCCGGTGGACGTACTTTATTAAGAAGATTTCTAACTGTTGGTCGCGTGATTTTGGAAGAAACTGAATTTGAATTAGGAATTCCTCGTGCGGAAACGGATGGAAAAGATTTTGATTATCGTTTAGGAAGGGCAAGACACACGGCACTGAATTTAGCGGCTTCGATCCTGGGTGTAAAGTTTCAAGAATCGGACAATGCCATCCAGAAACTAAGGCTTCTTTTTATGACCATCGAAAGTTTAGAAGCGGGTTCTCCTCTTTCCACTACACCTAAGAATCTAACGGATCAAAATATTCGTAGAGCCAAACAGTTGGTAGACACTGCCTACGCCTTTATCATTACCAAACCAAAGAATTTAATCCAATGGCCTTCTGCCGAACGTTTGATGGAATGGATTTGTAGTTTTGAAAAACATATTTTTGGGAAAACTGAAATGAGAGCAAGATATGCACATGTGGTAGTTGCACAAACATTCTCCGTTGCACCTTATTATAAGATTTACCAATCAAACAAAAAAGATGGGGTTCAAAGTTTACTTACCGATATGCGCAAAGAAATGGAAACATTGTTGGAAAGAGGAAAAAAAGAAAGTGAACCTTTAGTTCCTCCTTATTCTGTGGGTCTCGATTTACAAATTGGTTAGTCCAAAACTAAAGTAATTTCCACCCTGCGGTTTTTATGACGGTTTTCTTCACTGTCATTGGGGGCAATTGGTAGATCGTCTGCATAACCTTTAAAGGAGATATGTTTTTCATCCATTTTATGATTATCAACTAGCGAATGTAAGACGGACTTTGCTCTATCTTCAGAGAGTTTCCTGTTGTATTCTTTTTTTCCGATATTGTCTGTATGACCCGATACTCTAATTTCTCTATCTGGATATTTTTTAAGAATTTCTGCAATTTTTGCGACTGCGGTTTCTGCATCAGGTTTTAATTTGCTATCATTAAAATCAAAAAGAATAGAATCCAAAGAGAATACAATTCCATCCTCGGAAGTACGAACAGAAACCGGAAGTTTCTCGAGAGAAGAATCTTTTTCGGGTCTAGGAATTTCACCAGTATCCGTAATCCTTCCTAAGTTTTTTCCATTCGGTTCTTTATCATTGTTATGATCTTTGATACGATCACCTAACTTTGACCCATTCGGATCACCAGTATATCCCACAATTAAATCACCAAGGATATCTTCTCGAATGGATTCTTTATCTTTTGTATTGATTTGGTTACGTAGAAAATATATTCCTTTGATATGAAAGTTTGCTTCCTGTACAGTTCCGTTTGGATAAATAAAAGTATAAGATAATTTTACTTCTTTAAACTCGGGAACACCGCGGGTAGCATTAAAAAAAACAGTCCCCGAAGCAAAACCGAAAATTTTGTAGGGAACGTTCGGAACCATTTTTTCCCCGTCAGGTTTTGAATAAAAGATGGGGTAGGTATAAGTGATTTTTTCACAATTCCCTTTGTAATTTCCTTCCGACCAAGGAAAAATTCCTTGGAAGGTATATTCGGGAATCACTTTGACACGAATGCGTTCAGAATTAAAGTCAAAGGATTCTTCGGCCGGGAGTTTCCAAACATCAGAAACAGAAACTGGTGTTTCCGGAAAACTCGGAAAACTACGGAGGTTTGGCATTGTAAATTCGTTGGGAACTTCATAACGGCCATTACGAAAAAGAGTAAAGTCCGAAGTAAATTCTTTATCCTTCCAAAAAGGGCCAGAAGTTTTTCCATAACGAATATAGGTATCAAACCAAGAATTCACCAAACAAGAGTCAGGTGTGCATTTTTTCGGTTTCATGACCACTCTGTTTTTATCTTCTCGTTCTACCGTTTTTGCACCGACACGAAAAAAAACGTTATGGTATTCGTTTAACTCCAATACTTGATTTTCTTTCCATTTCCATTGAAAGCTGGTTTTCTCAGTAGGAACAGGGGTCGAACCTTCTAAGGTTAGAAATATTACAAAACAAAGTAAAATCAATCGGTAGGGAGTTTTCACAAAACAAAGATCGGGGTATTTTTTGAAAAACTGATAGGGGAAATGGAAAAAACTAGCGGTTTTTGCGATTGACGAAGGATGGATTTTTGGCTTTACCTGAATTACCATGAAAAACCTTTCCCTGCTTTTTTACATTTTGATTACAATTAACTTTGTCGCTTGTAAGGAAAAACAAACCTTAAAAGTGGCAGGTTCAGAAACCATGAACAGTATGATGCGTTATTTAGGAGCTGAATACGAAAAAGTAAATTCTAATGTTCGTGTAACAGTTGAAGGTGGAGGATCCGAATCGGGAATTGACAGACTACGAAAAGGTGAGATCGATATGGCAGTTTCCTCACGCGACTTAAACCAAGCTGAATTTGATGATCTTCGCAAAACTGGCAACTTAGAAAAAGTAAGATTGGCTTACGATGGAGTGG
Protein-coding regions in this window:
- a CDS encoding sulfatase; this translates as MDDGNLKRKNFSCSSETRFPNWFHMRATLPFALTICFCLFSCLNKSERRFPVDLVLELRNAKSKISISKDLLPYHWKKNPGRQSNLPLSRKWENTQITFNTDKEIFLNHSLDSLFFPPGQEYEFKIPSGHYEFSSLVGLLGGTEFQTQVSGKLKIYSGENLLQEWDLSQSPKERWISKKAVLDVGALGSLRLVWESLDSYLFVGEPLLYPIEKSTSVNQKDGKPKSVILIVIDSARKDFFGSYGYPYSVTPVMDKMAKESVFFENPFANGNWTKPSMMSFFHSEYSSNLGLGNSWFSTKPYQRKVYYGKKRDNLAKTFREAGYFTQTIMNNVFFLDYTTVGLDLGFHNSFQVGMDIVDTEVLTNKAIQFVSEYKNKPYFLHFNLNTPHASYSPPPEDMTAVRSIVPSDVFYKYESPVQRYLGEMHYTDREIGRLIETLKKEGTYEETMIIITGDHGELFSAHHDYSYHFIMQTRFGHGETHYDEEINVPYFIKLPKSVRENLDSNLARESESSGGQIRIPGQSSLLSLAPTILGFLDLLPKNSTYQGVNYSSCIRITNICPKEKFIYTEGRMSESVRTENYKYIRRYPGFTTVRRTSAGEPHTMAEELYDLKKDPEEKNNLSPIPEGESLLQTARNDFRRENFLKRNNIRIIIPPCSESICRDYLSLNVQGSIYDWEVSDAIQLNSGSAKTISLLKESKPSKVTQGEELVFKTVNPELGAFFSFSRNGKTIPVRFGRYGLEYQRSITHLEDLIVSERQPDGFPSSPLPWVYNDGAFSGTRESEVQREMGKEVKKILETWGYIHE
- a CDS encoding lysophospholipid acyltransferase family protein, encoding MKDLFIAPRFEFPIALGLDISFPILSKLLFNIDGVEITKEDELRLKEIKNKRVIYLSNQPTDLEPIIAYYVANKIGTRFHFMASRSIFNWGFGLVGEVIKRVGAFSIISGRLNRNAIKTTKQILAEADGKLVMYPEGMVSGENDNLVSFMPGVAQVSFWGLEAALEKDPHAELWIQPTFVKYKISGSRDSILADIETSLSRIERKLKLYPGGRTLLRRFLTVGRVILEETEFELGIPRAETDGKDFDYRLGRARHTALNLAASILGVKFQESDNAIQKLRLLFMTIESLEAGSPLSTTPKNLTDQNIRRAKQLVDTAYAFIITKPKNLIQWPSAERLMEWICSFEKHIFGKTEMRARYAHVVVAQTFSVAPYYKIYQSNKKDGVQSLLTDMRKEMETLLERGKKESEPLVPPYSVGLDLQIG
- a CDS encoding OmpA family protein, encoding MVIQVKPKIHPSSIAKTASFFHFPYQFFKKYPDLCFVKTPYRLILLCFVIFLTLEGSTPVPTEKTSFQWKWKENQVLELNEYHNVFFRVGAKTVEREDKNRVVMKPKKCTPDSCLVNSWFDTYIRYGKTSGPFWKDKEFTSDFTLFRNGRYEVPNEFTMPNLRSFPSFPETPVSVSDVWKLPAEESFDFNSERIRVKVIPEYTFQGIFPWSEGNYKGNCEKITYTYPIFYSKPDGEKMVPNVPYKIFGFASGTVFFNATRGVPEFKEVKLSYTFIYPNGTVQEANFHIKGIYFLRNQINTKDKESIREDILGDLIVGYTGDPNGSKLGDRIKDHNNDKEPNGKNLGRITDTGEIPRPEKDSSLEKLPVSVRTSEDGIVFSLDSILFDFNDSKLKPDAETAVAKIAEILKKYPDREIRVSGHTDNIGKKEYNRKLSEDRAKSVLHSLVDNHKMDEKHISFKGYADDLPIAPNDSEENRHKNRRVEITLVLD